ACGACGGGATGATCTCCACGGTGTCTCCGCGCACGCGGAAACCGCCGCGCGTGAACGACATGTCGTTCCGGGTGTACTGCACGTCGACGAGAAGTCGGAGCAGAGCGTCTCGATCGATCGTCTGCCCCACCTCGAGCTCGACGGACCGGTCGAGATACGACTGCGGAGTGCCCAGACCGTAGATGCACGACACCGACGCGACCACCACAACATCGCGCCGCGACAGCAGACTCGACGTCGCCGAGTGGCGAAGACGTTCGACGTCGTCGTTGATCGAGCTGTCCTTCTCGATGTAGGTGTCGGTCTGCGCGATGTACGCCTCGGGTTGGTAGTAGTCGTAATACGAGACGAAGTACTCGACGGCGTTGTTGGGCAGCATGTCGCGCAGTTCGTTGGCGAGCTGCGCGGCGAGCGTCTTGTTCGGGGCCATGACCAGCGTCGGGCGTTGCACACGCTCAATCAGCCACGCGGTGGTGGCCGATTTACCGGTGCCGGTGGCGCCGAGCAGGACGATGTCCTTCTCGCCCGCCGTCAGACGATTCTCGAGGTCCGCGATGGCGGTGGGCTGATCACCCGCGGGCTCGTACTCGCTGACGACGACGAAGTCGGCTCCCGACCGCTCGATGTCGCCGACGGGCCGGAACTCCGAGTGTGCGACGATCGGCCGCTCTGCTGCGAATGCCATGAGTCCAGCGTAGACATCCCCTCTGACATTTTCGTTTCGGCCGACTTCGTTCCTGTGACGGCCGCCGGTTTCAGCACGCGGCACCGCGTCAGCTGTTCCAATAGGTGAGGATCACAGTCCCGACCAGCCCAGGGAGCCACGATGACCGACACCACCAAGATCACCCCCGAATCGACCCCGCGGCCCGGGGTCTCCCGCCGAGCCCTGCTCGTCGCGGCGCCGATAGCCGTGGCCGCGGTCGGCGTAGGAGTCGCAGCGTGTGGCAGCGACGACTCGTCGACCACGAGCGACGCATCAACCACCCCCGCCGACACCGGCACCAGTGGCGCATCCGGAGCCGACGTCCTCGCATCGACGACTGACGTACCCGTCGGCGGTGCGAGAGTTGTCGGAGACGTAGTCGTGACTCAGGCTACGGCCGGAGCATTCGCCGCGTTCTCGACCCGCTGTCCTCACATGGGCTGCGCCGTCGCACCGAAGGACGGCACGCTCGACTGCCCGTGCCACGGCAGCGAATTCAAACTCGACGGGTCCCTGGTCAAAGGCCCGGCGACGACTGGACTGACCGCTGTTCCGGTGAAGGTCAACGGGACCGACATCGTCAAAGCCTGATCGTCACCACCCGATGGCCGCGCTTCTCGGAGCGAGCGCCCGTATGGTCAGCCAATGACGGTCCACGACATGCACCCGCCCAAACGGGAGGTGTTCAACGTTCCCGCGATGACGAACACCGACAACAAGGGTTTCGTCCGGCCCGTGGAGGTGTACCGCGAGACGCCGTACGGCCTGTACATGTCGCGAACCGCCGACCATCCGAGGTTCGACCACCTCGAACTGTGGCTGCTGCCTGCGCTCGGACTTCGAGCGAACATCTTCCACTTCACCGACGGGTACCGCCCGGGTCAGCGCCTGTACCTCGACATCGGCGAGTTCATCGGTCCCGACGACGCCGGGCGCTGGCACTCGACCGACTGGTACCTAGACCTCGTCGACACCATCGGTGCGCCACTTGAACTGATCGACGTCGACGAGCTGTTCGACGCGCACGCTGCCGGTCACCTCACGACCGCACAGTGCGAAGCGGCGGTACTCATCGCGACGCGGACGATGACCGGTGTTGCAGCCGTCGGCGATGTGCAGGCCTGGCTGGATGCACAGGTCGGTGAACGCCTCACCTGGCTCGATCGACGTTAAGCAGGCATGCCAGACTCGGACACATGACGACGCCGCCTCATGGAGGGCCGTACCCTCAGCAGCCGAATCCGCAGCAGCCGGGGAACTACGACCAGACACAAATCGGTCAACCGGCCTTCGGGCAACCGTCGACTCCGCAGGGCCCGGGTCCGCAGGGAGCGCAGGGGCCGCAGCAGGTGTACGGTCAGCCGCCCGCTTACGGTCAGAACCCGTTCAGCCAGCCGACCGGCGGACAGGCCCCCTATGGGCAACCCCCGTACGGACAGCAGCAGTACGGCCAGAGCCCGCACGGGCAGCCTCCGTTTCAACAGCCCCCGACGCCGCAGAACAGTTCGACGCGCATCGTCATCGCCGTCGTGGCCGTCATGGCAGTCATCGCTTTCGGCGGTCTGGCATTCCTGGTCTTCGGCAGCGGTGACGACAAGAAGCCCACCGACGCGGCGGCCTCATCGTCGTCGACCACGCCGTTCACACTTCCCACGTCGACGACCGGAGACGGGACGACGGTCGATTCGAGCCCGGTCGGCTCGTGCATCACAGTCCGCGGCTCCACGTCGGTCACCACTGAGTCGGCGAGTTGCAGCTCCAGCCGTCCGACGTTCATCGTGGCGGCGAAACTCTCCACCAGCCGGGGGTGCGACGCAGCGAAGTACCCGTTCTCGGTGACCGAGTACAGCTCTCGCGGCCGCGACAACGTGATGTGCCTGGTCCCGAACTACCAGGTGGGGACCTGTTACACGCAGTCGCAGTTCTCAGTGGGAATCTCTCTCGAGACGGTGTCGTGCAGCCAGGATTCGACGACGAACACCACGAACTTCAAGATCACCGAGCGGTCCGAGTCGAGCTCGGTTCCGGATTGCTCGGACTCCGACAAACAGCGGAGCGACACGTTCACCATCCGTACGTCACCTGCGCGAAAGCTGACCATCTGCCGCGAGATCCTCGGCGACTACGTGTGGAAGTGAGCCAGTTCACGCCGTGACGCGGGCCGTCGGGCGGACTCGGCGCACAGCGTCCACCGAACGTATGTCACACTTTGACGGAATCTCTCATCTGTCTCACAGGAAAGTCCGCCAAGAATGACGACGCCTCCTCCCGGCCAGCCAGGCCAGCCCGCTCCCGGAAACCCGTTCGGCGCTCAGGGCCAGCCGGTTCCCCAGCAGCCCGGCCAGCCGGTGTACGGCCAGCAGCCGCCCCAGCCCGCACAGCCCTACGGCGCCCAGCCCGGTCAGCCCCAGCCCGGTCAGCAGCCCTACGGCGCCCAGCCGGGTCAGCCTCAACAGGGACAGCCGGGCGGCTATGCTCCCGTCGCCGGCGGCACCGACTACGCAGCGGGCGCACCGCAGGCCCCGCGTCCGAATCCGCTTCTGCGCATCCTCAAGTTCGTCGGACCGATCATCGCTGTGATCGCGATCATCGCCATCGCAACGCAGGTCTTCGGCGACAAGGACAGCGGCACGTCCGTGGAGTCGAGCCCGGTCGGCTCCTGCCTCACGGTGGAGGGCACGACATCTGTCACGACCAAGGCAATCGACTGCAGCACGACCGACCCGTCGTTCATCGTCGGGGCCAAGCTGGACAACAGCGACGCTTGCGAGAGCGCAAACTACGAGTTCTCCGTCACCGAGTACGGCAACGGCGCCAGCGACAAGGTCTTGTGCCTGATCCCGAACTACCAGGTCGGTACGTGCTACACCCAGTCGAGCTTCTCTATCGGCATCGAACTGAAGACGGTGGCGTGTTCCGAGGAGTCGACCATGTCGACGACGAACTTCAAGATCACCGAACGCAGCGAGACCGGTTCCGTCCCGAACTGCACTGATTCGGACACGCAACGAAGCGACACGTTCAACATCCAGGCCGACCCGGCCCGTCAGATGACGATCTGCCGCGAGATCCTGGGCGACTACACCTGGAAGTAGTTCGACGGCATCACCTCTTCAGAACCGCCTCGGCCGCCATTGGCCGGGGCGGTCCTGTCATCTCCGGGCCAGACCGGCGATGAGCGCGGTGAGACCGAAGTCGTAGGCGTGATCGGCGTTGCCCGGTCCAGAGAAGAGTTGGCCGACAGTTGTTCCGACCCGCGATGAGATCGGGTACGCCCCGGGTGGCATGGCGTCGGCGAGCGCCGGTCCGGCGATCTGCCACCACTGCTCGTCGTCGAGTCCGGATGCCGCGTGCTCGGACATCTGGTGGATCCTCATCCGCGCGTTACCGGTCGCGAAGGATCGCAGCGCGGCGATGACGGCGTCGAGGGTCACGTCGTCCACCTCGATGTCGCCGTACGCGCGTGTGAGAGCGGCGAGTTGTTGTTCGTACCGCCGCGACGATCCGGGGCCCGGAACCGGTCGCCACGCCGGAACGTCGACTAGCCACGGGTGCCGCAGCAGTTCATCGCGGTACTGGTGTGCGATCAGTCGCATGCATTCGGCCAGGTCGAGGCCCAGGTCGATGTCGGAGGCTTCGAAGGCGACGGCGTCGACCATCAGTGCAACGAGCACGTCGCGGTTCGGCACGTACGTGTACAGGCTCATCGGTTTGAGACCGACACGTGCTGCCAGCGAACGCATCGACAAGTGCGCCAGTCCGTCGGAGTCGGCGAGGTCTATGGCGGCTCGCACCAGATCGTCGACGCTCGTACGCCTTCCCGGACCGGACCTGGGCCCAGTCGCTTCTCGTCGCCAAAGCAGGTCGACGGTGCGTCCGACGTTGTGGTCGTGATCGGCCACGGGGCTCCTTCCGGCGAGCTTGCAGACATACACCGTAAGGCGTACGGTGTCTATTCCGTACAGCATACGGCATCTGCTCGGCCGACCCGGAGGAAGACCACTGCCTGCTTCGACGACTCATTCGCACGCCACATACCTGATCGATCGCCACGTGTTCGCAGTCTGGACGGGTGAACCACCCGCCGCAGACTCACCCACTCTTCGGATGCCTGTCCCCGTCGGCTACGGCAGGGACACGACGTTGGCGGCGACTGAACTCGCGCATCAGATCGTTGATGTTGCCGACCTGCCACCCGGCGACACCGCGTCGCTCCGGGCGTGGCGTGAGCTTCGGGCCGACCCCTCGGGAGACGTCGTGCTGCCCGCCGCAGCACACGCGGTTCTCAACGCGGTAGGCGACGCCGTCGTCTCCGCGGACTACGCGCGCCAGACGTTCGCGGCGACCGTTGAGGTCGAAGCGAGGCTCATCGAGCGACTCACTGCCGACCTCCGCGCCTACCAGGTCCGTGGGATCTCGTGGTTGGACGAGGTGTGCGGCGACGGAGGCGGCATCCTCGCCGACGAGATGGGGTTGGGTAAGACTCTCCAGTCGATCGGGCACCTCGCACTGTCGGTGTCGGGGCCTGCGCTGGTCGTCGGCCCGACGGGGCTGGTCACCAACTGGCTGCGCGAGATCGCGCGATGGGCGCCGGACGCCTTACGTGCCGTCGACTATCGTGGCGGCGATCTCCCGGAACTCGGCGGGGATGTCCCGACCGTGGTCGTCACCGGGTATCCGACGCTGCGGAGGCACACCGACGCATTGGCAGCCGTCGAATGGTCGCGGGTGATCTTCGACGAAGCGCAAGCGTTGAAGAACTCCCGCACTCAGGTGTCGAAGGCGGCACGACGCCTTCGGGCCGACGCGACGATCGCGCTGACGGGCACCCCTGTCGAGAACAGTCTCGACGAGCTCTGGTCGCTCTTGAATCTGGTCGCTCCCACCGAGTTCGGCAATCGGGCATTGTTCCGGCGACGGTATGCCGCGCCCATTCAGGCGGGATCGTCTGAGGCGAAACTGCGGATGCACGATGCGATCTCCGGACGCGTCCTCCGGCGGACCAAGTCGGACGTCGCAGCGAGCCTCGGACCGAAGATCCACACAGATATCGAGTGCGACTTGTCGAGCGAGCAGGCGAGGCTGTACGACGCGATCCTCGATCAGGCGTCGAACGACGGCTTCGGAGACGGCATCGGCCGACGCGGCGCGATTCTTGCAGCCCTCACCAAGTTGAAGCAGGTCTGCAACCACCCGATGCTCGCGGGAGCGGGCCGGCCCGGCGACGTGGACGGCCGTTCCGGCAAACTCGACGTCGCGACCGACATCGTCGTCACGAACCTCGAGAACGACTCGCCCACGGTTGTGTTCACTCAGTACCGGGAGACCGGCGATCTGTTGGCCTCTCACTTCGGCTCGGTTCTCGACGCCCGAGTTCCGTTTCTCCACGGCGGCCTGTCTCGTGCCGAACGCGATCGGATTGTCGACGACTACCAGGCCGGACGCGGCTGCGGTG
This genomic window from Gordonia sp. PDNC005 contains:
- a CDS encoding Rieske (2Fe-2S) protein → MTDTTKITPESTPRPGVSRRALLVAAPIAVAAVGVGVAACGSDDSSTTSDASTTPADTGTSGASGADVLASTTDVPVGGARVVGDVVVTQATAGAFAAFSTRCPHMGCAVAPKDGTLDCPCHGSEFKLDGSLVKGPATTGLTAVPVKVNGTDIVKA
- a CDS encoding DUF402 domain-containing protein, translated to MTVHDMHPPKREVFNVPAMTNTDNKGFVRPVEVYRETPYGLYMSRTADHPRFDHLELWLLPALGLRANIFHFTDGYRPGQRLYLDIGEFIGPDDAGRWHSTDWYLDLVDTIGAPLELIDVDELFDAHAAGHLTTAQCEAAVLIATRTMTGVAAVGDVQAWLDAQVGERLTWLDRR
- a CDS encoding TetR/AcrR family transcriptional regulator C-terminal domain-containing protein; this translates as MADHDHNVGRTVDLLWRREATGPRSGPGRRTSVDDLVRAAIDLADSDGLAHLSMRSLAARVGLKPMSLYTYVPNRDVLVALMVDAVAFEASDIDLGLDLAECMRLIAHQYRDELLRHPWLVDVPAWRPVPGPGSSRRYEQQLAALTRAYGDIEVDDVTLDAVIAALRSFATGNARMRIHQMSEHAASGLDDEQWWQIAGPALADAMPPGAYPISSRVGTTVGQLFSGPGNADHAYDFGLTALIAGLARR
- a CDS encoding DEAD/DEAH box helicase; its protein translation is MPVPVGYGRDTTLAATELAHQIVDVADLPPGDTASLRAWRELRADPSGDVVLPAAAHAVLNAVGDAVVSADYARQTFAATVEVEARLIERLTADLRAYQVRGISWLDEVCGDGGGILADEMGLGKTLQSIGHLALSVSGPALVVGPTGLVTNWLREIARWAPDALRAVDYRGGDLPELGGDVPTVVVTGYPTLRRHTDALAAVEWSRVIFDEAQALKNSRTQVSKAARRLRADATIALTGTPVENSLDELWSLLNLVAPTEFGNRALFRRRYAAPIQAGSSEAKLRMHDAISGRVLRRTKSDVAASLGPKIHTDIECDLSSEQARLYDAILDQASNDGFGDGIGRRGAILAALTKLKQVCNHPMLAGAGRPGDVDGRSGKLDVATDIVVTNLENDSPTVVFTQYRETGDLLASHFGSVLDARVPFLHGGLSRAERDRIVDDYQAGRGCGVLVASLKAAGTGLTLTRAADVIHFDRWWNPAVEAQATDRVHRIGQDRVVTVTTLTTAGTVEEHIAAMHDRKSALDLDADAGALAVLTELSDEKLIEVLRRNREETA